The Syngnathus scovelli strain Florida chromosome 18, RoL_Ssco_1.2, whole genome shotgun sequence genomic interval aaacacaacaaataagcagagaaagagagaatcAAGATTTACATGTGTCAGTGGAAAGAAACGAGGACGGACAAAACAGAATAGTAGATATAAAACATGCAAACAAAACATGTATTTAGTTATTAAGCTAATtttaacaataaaaaatgccaaaacagaacaaaaatgtgaaactaACTCGGATGTCACACTTTTATGTTTCCATGGCTGGAATAAATGCAGCTAGCACAAGTTAAAGCAGAGTGAGACGactaaggaaggaaaaaaaaaaaaaagagagagaggaaaaacatACACAAACCTCTTTGTTTGGCTATATTATATTGCTCATCCAGAATTTTTGGACATGCATGGAAGGATGAAGAAAGCCTACAACTGTTTAGTAATAAATTATGTtgcatattttgttgttgtgacaTGAGaagccaccaaaaaaaaaaaaaaaaaaagcacacgcgAGCGATTGACTCATCTGGTTACCTTCTTCATGAAGTTCTGCTCCACCTCCCACAGGTGAGCGTTCTGGTCGTCCACGGCAACCTTCACTGCATCCTGCTTCTTATTGATCCTGTTCCTCCAGTCGTCCTCGCCGCTCTTCTTCAGCAAAGCCACCCTAAATGATGCAAGAGGAGGGGGAATTTGAGGGAAATTTTGAATCCAGACAAAGCGATTCTTTGTCGAAATTGCTCAAATGAGCGAATGATAAGGAGCTTTGACAGCGCCTAGCTACTTTTATTTCACAGAGCCAAAattaaagttgaaaaaaaaaattgttgtgaaTATTTAGTTTGAAAAGAATGAAATCCACACAAATAGAAGTGTAACGACCAATCAGATTTCATATCCAATAAAATCCAAATTGTCCGTGGTTACATAATGTCACCAGTCAATATGGATTGTCTGGTTAGTGTGAAAATGTGACCTAGCTCAGCTTACATAATTCTTGCGACACAATCAATACCAGTCAGTGATTGACTCCATTTTCCCTTTGCTCAAATGTAGTGGTGACATAATCCACAATTTCAAAGCAGCATTAATAAAGTGAAAAAgataaattgtaaaaaaatatatatatttctatctTTCATAGGCTGACCTCTGTTTGATGGACATGTGTTTGGCTGTCATCGCGTCACACAGATCGTCCTGCGGTTCAGATTGCAACGTGCCGGCTCGAAGTTCCCTGTCGTCGGGGTACGCGTCCGTCTCGGGAGGCTGGCACACACCGCCCCTCGATGAACCGGATGCAAGTCTGGATCTCACAAAAGTGGGCTCGGGCAACTCTGTTGTGGACAAACAGCGATAGAATCAATAATGACTTTTTGTCCTTTACTAAAAACTAATTATATTTATTAATGATGATATTTAAAATACaggaaaataatattttgaagagcacacattacataaataACCAAATGAAATCAAAATCTTTAGTCCTCACCTTCACTGAATGTTCTTCTCCTCTGGAAGGCTGCATGCTCCCCTTCCTCCTTTTTTTGTTCCTGCCTCTCTATCAACATGTGATGGTCTGAGTTCAGCATGGCTTCATCCAACCTCCCTCTAGATCGCCactgctcctcctcttcctcccttctCTCTCTTCCAGTGTGGGGGTGAGGCGGAGCCGCctgcctgacttctctctcgggAGAGGGGAGCTTCCTCTTCCCCCCTGCCTGCTCTGTTTCTTCCTCTGCATGTCGCGAGGCTCGATAAGGCTGAGTTTGGTGGCCCACGGGGTCGTGGGGTCTCGGGCCAGGGGCGCTGGGAGGGTTAGCTTCAACTGCCGCTCGAGTGACGTGGATGTCTCCTGCGTGGTCAGTGGATAGCGTTCCTCCTCTGGACGAAGGGAGGTTTTCAAACTGAGAACCTGCATCATTGTGaagctaaaaaaagaaagacaaatgaaAATTGGTAATAGAAGTGACGCTGTACAACGCACAAACATTGCCTCATCAAATTACGGAGAAACATGCTGACTCATCACGGACTGACTGGCTCGATGTACTTCCTGTCCATCAAAGGGTGGCCGAAGATCACAATGCACAATCACATGCCAGCTACAACCTACACAATGCATCGTGCTCCAGGAAGTAGACCTAAAACGGTTTACCGTTTAAAAATCTAATTGCAGTGACACTTGGCTGACACGGCATAATGTTGATATTGAGTCAGGACGAAATCAGACGCTTGGCCATGCAAAGATGAAACCTAGATCACACAAGCCACGTGATGTGCCAACAGAAATGTGCGGTCATTTCTGAGAATTGGCCCCCCACACGAGCGCTTGGTCGATATTGTCGCAAGCAAGTGCACGCCTCCCTGAGGGAGAGCAAGCTTACTTGGTGGAGTTCTACCGGCTTCTCACATTGCTCCTGTTCATCCTGGCTGTCTACGTCTGAAGACTCCTGAGTGGAAATACGCACAATTCTTTGGCTAACATAAAAAAAGGGGGATTTTACTggattacttttttattttttatttgagagGTCTGGATAAATGGACCAATTGCAATTTCGCGTGTTttaaaaattctttttttttcttctaatttcCTTTTGTCAGTTTCTGCTACTTTAATTTATGCCTTAATTGAGTGAATATTGAAACGATAGTCAACTGCCTTCATGCTTGAGTTCACTTTTACTGACTGACTTTTTGCGACTGCTATTTGCCATGattgtgacatttatttttcactGGAACGGAACAATTTTGTGGTTATTTTTGCAAAGTTGATGCATACAGCCATACATCGTGATTTAtgactataaaataaaatatctacTATTCAGGAATTGTAGCTTTTatacaaacattaaaaaatgtATATTATTTTATGTTATTATATCATatagtatttaatttttttttaataatataataGATTATTTAAGAATGTCAGCAGACGCAAAAAGTGTTCTTGCCCTACCTTCTCCATGTCACCAAGAGTGATAGGTTGTGTCTGATAGCGAGCGTTGCTCCTGCGCTGGCGCGTGTCCCCCCTGACCCGAGTCACTCTAGTGGGCGGTTGAGCCAGCCGGTTAAACAGCGCCATCTTCTCCGCCAGGCTGAGCGTGCAGAGGTCAGGCTCCTCCTGGGCCTGGGATTTCTCATCCATTGGTGCGACCTGCTTGCAGTTCTGGGGCTCTTGCTCGGGCGGTGTTCGCTGAGCGTCTGGAGCCTGCTCGCGGGCGGTGGCGTTGTGATGCGATGATGCCTGCAGACTGCGGGGAGGATGAGGCGCAGGAAACAGAAAGGAAATACTTAGCTGTGGTCACGCAATCGAAGAAAATGCACTCTTCATGCGCTGACTATTTCAGACTCAAACACATCAGTCACATTGTAAATTAGACAGGACCTAAAAATCatgccaggttttttttttttttcttttcaagcaaTTAATGAAGATTAATCACAGTCAGTCGGGTGCGAATTATGTCGCACACGCACGTCCGGGGATACCTGCTCGGAGCGAGGGCGCTGCAAACAAGGGTGGGGCTAGAGACGCGCGCTACAGCCGTGTGAACGGTCTGTGGCACATGAGTGGGGGCGCTATGGTAGTCCAGGACACGGACACACAGTGTATACAACACACATTAACAGAGAAAACAGAAATCAGAAGTGTTGCTGGGAGAGGAGTTCATAATGTTGCTCGTCAGTCCACACAACTCTACATTTCATTTGAAAATTTATGGATGGGTCTTACAAATGAAATGTTGGAATGCACTTTTACGCATACTAATATTATATTACCATGATACTTCTCGTGACAGAGATAGCGGATGACTCACGTGGTGGCGatgaccacctcctcggtggtGACTGGCTGAGTTCTGGACCGATCCTGTGTCCGTCTCAGCCTTCGGTCCACTGCAGCATTCCTCGAGCGGGGTTTGCCAGACCCGATGTTTTTCTCCAGTTCCTGATAATTAGAATAGGCGTGTCAACGAATTGTTATGATATTTTATACGGGAAATGTCCGCCTGCAAAGAGACACCATGAGTGAATTGGCAACGGTTAGACGACAACGATAGCGAGTGTTTGGAAATAAGAGTCCAGAGACTACAGAAAATGCTTGAGGCCAATTTCACACTCATGCAGAAGGGAATGCTTGTTCTATTGCAACACACTGATCCAAAGaatgcagtgaaaacaaatcCATTTTTACAGGTTGTTAAGTGCAACACAGTGAgccagaaagtaaaaaaaaatgtttttgattaAGAGCACGTACACCCAGCTTGAAGTTGGGCTCACTCGCATAAAAGTCGCACGCATATGCATGAAATGGCAAAGACGGGAAAGGTCACGGAGAGAACGTGAAGCTCACCCTGAAGAGAGAGCGCTTGGCCGCTACGCTCAGCTTGGCCCGTTCATCGAGCTTCTCTTCATCAGCTACACAAAAAGtgagaacattttatttttttacctacaATGAGTGCAAATTTTAGACTTTAATTTTATTACACCTTCTACCATAGAGgtcctctcacacacacacacacatctttttGTATAGCGACTCAAAAAGGTAACAGAGAGAGCAACTGTCAATCACAGAAAATATTTGTTGCGTGATGTCATGTCACATATCCTTCAGACTGTTTGTTCGTGCAGCTGTGCCACTCACACCTGTCTCAGACTCAACAGTGAGGTCAGTCACTAGTTCTGTCCTCAGTTCCTATTTGCTCCCGACTATATATGGTGGGGCGGATCACACGGTTGTAAaccaaattgacaaatatttcAAGTCAGGAAAAACAACCAAGTTCTATAAAAGATTTGTTATATTCAATCAAAGCACTTTACCTTGATTGGAAGCCAATTCAGAGCTCACACAGGaccttcaaaaaaaaacaaagaccaaTCAGTGAGACCTCCATGCGGATAAAACTGTGACGAGCTGTTAGGAACAAAACCTCTTGACACAAGAAGCACTTTGGTGAGAGGCAGACACTTACGCTATGCTGAAAATGTTATCGTGAGTGTTAGAAGAACAGTCAAGGAAAATAAGCTTGCGAATTAGGCGGCATTACTGACCACTTCTACGATCCCAACAAAGGACAATTCATGCTTTCCACATGTACTAACCATTGCTATGAGGCCTAACAGGAACAACCTTTGACCTTAAATCATTATTTCTGGCACatatttaactcattcactgccattggctCATATAGTAATGTGGACTTAGTGCATAtacagcaacaacaaaacaattttcTTTCATGCATGATGACATGTTTTGGTTTTTCCATGCATTGCTGCATCCAAAGCGGTACCTATCAGTCTCCTGGCGCTCAGAAGTGGTGATGGGCTGTGTCCTAAACCTCTCTGATGTCTTTCTACACTCCCCCGGATAGATATAGTGAAGGGGTCTGCGGCCCCTGCAAGAGGCTGGGTAGCCTGCTTGGCCCTGATTTGCCGCATCGCTGGAGGGCCCACAGAGGAGAAGGCAAAAAGTACCCAAAGGAAAGAAAATACAGCAtgtgagggagagagaaagagcggcGATAATTAATTTCTTTAACTGCACACTCAAAAGGTAGACATTAAGCACATGCGTGGGGTGGTTTTAAAAGTACAAATATTTATTGGCCGCAATTGCAAGTTACGGTGCCAATAAAGAGGAAGCAGGCGTGGTGTTAGATGAGTAAGGCGTCAAGTCGGCAGCATGATAGATGTTGATTGTTAATCAAAGGGCAGCAGTTGATGTTAGCAAACAAGCGCAAGCTTCCAGAGCATCTCCACCTACGCTTCGTCTCTGCGTCTGCTCGGGGGAGTGGTGGAGCTTTCCATGTACGAGTTTCTGAGCTGGGCCACAGAGACACGGCTGTCCTGGTGAATCTCTGCGTTATTTTTCTTGACCTCCTGCGAATGGTGATGCAAGCTTCTATGACTTGGCTCTTGATCACCGAGATCTGCTGCAGGATGGATCGGCGCTGCTTTGGGTTGGATGTGAGATGCCGACAAGCCTTTCTGGACATAAATGAGATTTTCACGCTCCCTGGACCTGCTGCTGGTTTCTTGTTGATGGCTGGTCTGCTCTGTGTGTCTGGAGGGCTCAAGTGTTTCCCATCTGGTTCTGCCTCTGTGGCCTCTTCTTGCAGGTTCTTCAATCTCAGTGAACGCTTTGGAGGACCTCATCTCATCATCTCTTCTTCCTCTATGCGGGTCTTCGGTGCTCCTCTCCCTGCGGCGGACTTCTGAGGGTAGTACTGCTTTCCTACTACGCAACAGGCCCTCTGTCCGAACGCCGCCCGTCTCCTCACTTTCCTCATCTGGGAGCTGCTCCAGTTTGGATGGAGCGCCAGAGGTCATGGACAGATAACTGGGATAACCGGCAATATCTGGAGCCCCTGGTGGCCGGGATGGAGAAAGAAGCGCTTGCGGGTGATGGTGAGGGTGGGTGTGGTTCTGCTGGGGAATCATTGGGTCCGTGGTGTACCGCGCAGACGGCTGGTGCTGAAATTGTCTGCGATACGTCGGAGCTTCTGCGACACTTGCCGGCTCTGGGCTCCTCTGACGACAGTCCTCCTTCGCAAGCCTCTCCCTAACTCGAATTCTTCAAGGAGACAAAGAGCTGATTAATGTTGACATTTGTATCCAGGCCAAAGTAAATAGGTATTTAATGATCAAATTAGTCATTCAATTGGATTCTGCCTAACTGCTTTGTTTTTAGTGTCGAGTTTAACAACTGAAATGGGACGTTCAGTACTTGGGCTGGGACAAAAAGTTGGACAAAAGAAAAGGttgattgaattttttttttttgtcctcaggCTTCGCCGGCACCTCGATGCAATAAGATGAATTTGTATGTATGATAGTGCATAAATATACAGTAGTGTGTATTTCTTTTAAATAGAAAATACTCATCTTAACTGTGAATGTACATGACAAGAATTAATTAACACAAATCAATCAACACGGCATTATTCCTGCAAAATATGACTCTACAATATTGCAATTGGTTAATAGCTTCTATGTTATTGTGTAACATGGTACAGCCCTTCAATGTATTCCAGTGAGGGGGTTCAACCGTTCACACCAGAATGAGGTTGAGAATGAAGTTACGATCTTAGCAAAGGGAATTGAAACTCGGGACGGTGAAGATGATGACGATGGGACCGGCTGGCTGTCAAAGCTCAAAAGCAGAGATTCTTAGTTGCCATGTAATCAGTTGGAGATCTTAAACTATATAACTGTAATTTTTATATAGGAAAAGGTTTTAAGGAGTAAAGCTACAACCTGTACTGACAGTTTAAGAATCACTGCTCTTAAGTCTTGATGGGGACAGGAACACAAGGGGGATTTGGGGGTAGACACAACCAGcttttgggggagggggggtaccTCGAGGGCCAGTTGATTAAGGTGTGGGTGTCGCCATCAGCGTCAGTCTTGAGGAACCAATCAGGGCACACTTTTGCCCTTGTACTGTACATCATTGAAGGGTATATGTATAATaagacatttaaataaataaatagataaataaaataaataaatagataaataaaataaataaattaaataaataaataaataaatgtaaataaataaataaataaggctcTGATATTTTGATGCATGCCCACACTCATAACTGTGTGTAATACATCTGCCCTGTAATCCAGATGGCCAGTCCAGCCCTGCATGGAACTGATTAGGTGAAGATGACCAAGAGTTGTATAGTAAACCAGTGATATCATCATGCCctggtgtaggacagatgttgcCAATGAGTCACACCAATTTGCACACCAACTTCACTTTCCAGCACTTAAGAAGAATAACAACATGGCAAGCCCAAACAGGGTATCTAAATGAGGTAAGCGGGCATTCAAGAAGAGGAGTGCGAATAAAGATATCATGACCCCCCACTAACATCTCCCGTTGCTAGCACTATTACAACAGCGTGGCCTGGAGTTGAACTAGAAGTTTCTCAATGCGTCATATTTTGTCACGGTGTAAACGAGAAGAAGGGTCGGATCAAATCAGATCATGGAAATACGCCAAAGGAAACAGATCATTTTAAGTTCACAGTAACAAGACAATAACTTGTAAAGGGAAAAGAACGAGCATCAAGAGTACTCACCCATGTCTGGTGAGTATGTTATGGGCCTGCTGCTCGATAAAGAGATCGCCAGGTGACACGCCGTGTTTGGGTGAAGGGACAGAAGGTCGTCTGCTCATCTTGGGCGAGCTTGGCGGCGCGCCTGTGCCGGTGTAGTCCCGAGCAGGCACGCTGGCGCTGGAGGACAATGATGTAACATCCATGTAAGTGGACGGCTCAGGAGCAGCTGCTCTGCGTTGATTCTCCAGGTTCATGAGTCGCTCCCTCTCTGAGAAGGAATCCACTCTGCTTCGACTCATTTCATAGCCCGCCTCGGGATGGCTCTGTTGGGGTGCGCTTTGCCCTCGCCTCGGACTACTGGTGGAAGTCATAGCAAGGTTTCTTTCTTCATCCGGGACAAACTCCGCTTTGTTACGCCTCTCAGGGCCATCGGGCTCTTTAAGAGGACGAGTGTACCGGGATGGATGGTCCATATCTGGCTCCAGGTCCAAAGAGATACCATAGCGCTCAGCCAGCTGCCGACGGCGCTCCGCCTTGTAGCGGGCAATGCGTTCAGCTTTGGACTCGAGCTCTGGACCACCTTTGCTGGATGATGGTGATGAATTGTGATCAGCGTGATTGGAGGCTTTCGGATCAGATCGATGTTGACTTCTGGACTGCCGCTCAGGAACTACCGGCTGCATACTATCTGGATTTTCTAACTCTTCCATTCCATATCTTTGCACTGTAACTACAAGAGGCGCATGTTACTCTTTTCGATATACCCAAATATTGAGTCATTGTAGGATCTCACCACCACATGGCTCGCATGAATCAGAAGCTCTCGTGTATCGCGGTGTATCTTCTTCCAGAAGACGATTGGCCACCAAATTGGGCAGGACAGATGGATGCGGCTCCCCCTCGATGCCTTCCAATCGCCGGGCGATGCGCTCCTTCCTAAGCACGTGGACACGTGACATTTTAATCATGACTAGACTCAATAGGTGGCCATCATCTCCCCACCTGTTCATTTCCGAGTCACTCGTGCTTGTGGTGATGCCTTCAAATCGTTTCCTCAACTCAGAGACTTAAAAAGGGATCGTGATTAAAATGTTGACCATCATTtgcaaaaaataaagtaaaaatataaacaatgaCATACCTTTGTTGAGATTAGTCAAGAGACTAACATCTATATCTTTGGTAACTTTAATTGGGTCACCTTTTTCGTCCAAAGAGAATTCTTTTTGGAAGCTGAGGGTTAAAACAAAAGTCATATTACTGCCTTAAGAAACAGGAATGCCATTCAGCAAGGATTTTGAATTACGATACAGTTCAGCCCGACTCACACAGATACACAATGAATCTCTCTTCAGTTATTCGGGATTTAATCTAAAACCACAAAAGATCGGATCCAGATGTGAAAAATTAAAACAACACTACACTGTGTGTTTTTGTCCCTTCCAGAAACCACAACGTTGTTGAACCTCATTTACAAAAGTCAAGTTGACGATGCTGGTTTCTTTCCCACACTTGTGTTCCTGCTGCAAAGGTAACGTAACAGGCTGGGTGGAGTATTTGACAGCCTGCCAAAATGCGGAGCAGTGCTGCAGTAGGAGCTAGCTCACTACAAGGTGACATGATGCATTTATTTAACTAGACATGGACACTGGTTGTATTTTTACCATCATTTTTATTCATAGAGTCAAAAATATTCTTATACCATCTTACCTAAGAGCTCTCCTCTGAAGCAATCTGCTTTTGCCAATTGCGATAGAGCTGTCACTCGGGAGTCCTGAGAAAAGATAGAAACACTTCATGATCCCATTTACAACATCTTCAGTATTAGTCTTTAAAACCCATTTGCTGGCTCTCACCAGTGTCGTATTGTGCTGCGAGATACAGAAGTCGTTATGGAATGACGTCATTGCGTTTGTATCTTaaggatttgtgtgtgtgggtcttttTTAGAAACAGCCGGTGTGTCACAGAGATTGTTAAATCTGATCACACATCAAGGTTGCTGTGCAAGTGCAGGTTGGGACAATGCCAGAGAGAGTCCAGCATGTATCTGAGCggcttgaaaaatgaaagacaGTCCAAGGAGAAACGACTCGTACTTCCTAAAACCACAAACACACTGTCCACTCCACAAAGTCTATTTTGTTCGGAATCGGTTTGTTGCAATTCTTGGACCCGAGTGGTTCGATCCAGGAAGCTTCATGACAAACATGTGGTCTC includes:
- the svila gene encoding supervillin a isoform X1, whose amino-acid sequence is MYRNPWISNYLSHVKFCSEGLPSDSSIAIGKSRLLQRRALSFQKEFSLDEKGDPIKVTKDIDVSLLTNLNKVSELRKRFEGITTSTSDSEMNRKERIARRLEGIEGEPHPSVLPNLVANRLLEEDTPRYTRASDSCEPCGVTVQRYGMEELENPDSMQPVVPERQSRSQHRSDPKASNHADHNSSPSSSKGGPELESKAERIARYKAERRRQLAERYGISLDLEPDMDHPSRYTRPLKEPDGPERRNKAEFVPDEERNLAMTSTSSPRRGQSAPQQSHPEAGYEMSRSRVDSFSERERLMNLENQRRAAAPEPSTYMDVTSLSSSASVPARDYTGTGAPPSSPKMSRRPSVPSPKHGVSPGDLFIEQQAHNILTRHGTRAKVCPDWFLKTDADGDTHTLINWPSRIRVRERLAKEDCRQRSPEPASVAEAPTYRRQFQHQPSARYTTDPMIPQQNHTHPHHHPQALLSPSRPPGAPDIAGYPSYLSMTSGAPSKLEQLPDEESEETGGVRTEGLLRSRKAVLPSEVRRRERSTEDPHRGRRDDEMRSSKAFTEIEEPARRGHRGRTRWETLEPSRHTEQTSHQQETSSRSRERENLIYVQKGLSASHIQPKAAPIHPAADLGDQEPSHRSLHHHSQEVKKNNAEIHQDSRVSVAQLRNSYMESSTTPPSRRRDEADAANQGQAGYPASCRGRRPLHYIYPGECRKTSERFRTQPITTSERQETDRSCVSSELASNQADEEKLDERAKLSVAAKRSLFRELEKNIGSGKPRSRNAAVDRRLRRTQDRSRTQPVTTEEVVIATTAPTHVPQTVHTAVARVSSPTLVCSALAPSSLQASSHHNATAREQAPDAQRTPPEQEPQNCKQVAPMDEKSQAQEEPDLCTLSLAEKMALFNRLAQPPTRVTRVRGDTRQRRSNARYQTQPITLGDMEKESSDVDSQDEQEQCEKPVELHQLHNDAGSQFENLPSSRGGTLSTDHAGDIHVTRAAVEANPPSAPGPRPHDPVGHQTQPYRASRHAEEETEQAGGKRKLPSPEREVRQAAPPHPHTGRERREEEEEQWRSRGRLDEAMLNSDHHMLIERQEQKKEEGEHAAFQRRRTFSEELPEPTFVRSRLASGSSRGGVCQPPETDAYPDDRELRAGTLQSEPQDDLCDAMTAKHMSIKQRVALLKKSGEDDWRNRINKKQDAVKVAVDDQNAHLWEVEQNFMKKGDEELMIDDLAVSDQLWRITEAAMESQRIEAQMSIQERKEQIEAQEEAWKSKGHGAANDSTQFTVAARMAKKGLASPSPLQSSSSKAKNSSPAISKPQDEIKAIPDLNLESDRKLEKLESFLGKLNSKALPEATVTVTEKKIKEVMTLDDEDFSKFYRQVEEPLSITNKVELADDFDAIFGPQVPTLMSDMVQHKRAVRPTRNVQASKNPLKMLAAREDIRHEYTEQRLNVGLLESRRMKAEKMNMNSNLSDVALAGLASTENFSNVNLRSVNITEQMSNNSAVPYKKLMLLQVKGRRHIQTRLVEPRASSLNSGDCFLLITPHHCFIWMGEFANVIEKNKAAELGNFIQSKRDLGCRADSVQVIEEGVNSHSQAAKEFWKILGGLATYQSAGTPDEDELYEGAIVETNCIYRLIDNKLVPDDDFWAKIPRCSLLKPKEVLVFDFGSEMYIWHGKEVTLAQRKVAFQLAKHLWNGTFDYTNCDINPLDPGECNPLIPKKGQGRPDWAVFGRLTHHNETTLFKEKFLDWSESRKAPSPTKTGNNHSIDRKDQPTSDQPRAYDAALMLPLHQAPVCTVVDGLNVGRGYGLVEVDDWRCYEISTIGVEVWHILEFDYSRLPRQSIGQFHEGDTYVVKWKFMVSTAVWKRQNPEQVKTTGPGKEKCCYFFWQGRNSTVSEKGTSALMTVELDEERGAQIQVQQGKEPPCFLQCFTGRMIVHAGKREEEEENSQNDWRLYCVRGEVEAESHLVEVVCHCSSLRSRVSMVLLSVSQSLIYLWHGCKSQAHTREVAHTAASRIKEHCPLEAGLHSSSKVTIRECEEGAEPQGFWEALGRRDRKAYDCMLQDPGRFNFTPRLYQLSSSSGDFLAVEFHYPARDNKQVNSMPFLQEDLYSASQPALFLVDNHHEVYLWQGWWPQDSESTGSARIRWDSDRKCAMETVLQYCREKNPKKAPKAYLIHAGLEPLTFTNMFPSWEHREDVAEITEREAEVCNQIILVEDVLARLCQTAYPLEDLLARPLPEGVDPLRLEVYLTDEDFEGVGAYGKRGLEMTREEYDSMPAWKQVNLKKTKGLF
- the svila gene encoding supervillin a isoform X4, whose translation is MYRNPWISNYLSHVKFCSEGLPSDSSIAIGKSRLLQRRALSFQKEFSLDEKGDPIKVTKDIDVSLLTNLNKVSELRKRFEGITTSTSDSEMNRKERIARRLEGIEGEPHPSVLPNLVANRLLEEDTPRYTRASDSCEPCGVTVQRYGMEELENPDSMQPVVPERQSRSQHRSDPKASNHADHNSSPSSSKGGPELESKAERIARYKAERRRQLAERYGISLDLEPDMDHPSRYTRPLKEPDGPERRNKAEFVPDEERNLAMTSTSSPRRGQSAPQQSHPEAGYEMSRSRVDSFSERERLMNLENQRRAAAPEPSTYMDVTSLSSSASVPARDYTGTGAPPSSPKMSRRPSVPSPKHGVSPGDLFIEQQAHNILTRHGTRAKVCPDWFLKTDADGDTHTLINWPSRIRVRERLAKEDCRQRSPEPASVAEAPTYRRQFQHQPSARYTTDPMIPQQNHTHPHHHPQALLSPSRPPGAPDIAGYPSYLSMTSGAPSKLEQLPDEESEETGGVRTEGLLRSRKAVLPSEVRRRERSTEDPHRGRRDDEMRSSKAFTEIEEPARRGHRGRTRWETLEPSRHTEQTSHQQETSSRSRERENLIYVQKGLSASHIQPKAAPIHPAADLGDQEPSHRSLHHHSQEVKKNNAEIHQDSRVSVAQLRNSYMESSTTPPSRRRDEADAANQGQAGYPASCRGRRPLHYIYPGECRKTSERFRTQPITTSERQETDRSCVSSELASNQADEEKLDERAKLSVAAKRSLFRELEKNIGSGKPRSRNAAVDRRLRRTQDRSRTQPVTTEEVVIATTAPTHVPQTVHTAVARVSSPTLVCSALAPSSLQASSHHNATAREQAPDAQRTPPEQEPQNCKQVAPMDEKSQAQEEPDLCTLSLAEKMALFNRLAQPPTRVTRVRGDTRQRRSNARYQTQPITLGDMEKESSDVDSQDEQEQCEKPVELHQLHNDAGSQFENLPSSRGGTLSTDHAGDIHVTRAAVEANPPSAPGPRPHDPVGHQTQPYRASRHAEEETEQAGGKRKLPSPEREVRQAAPPHPHTGRERREEEEEQWRSRGRLDEAMLNSDHHMLIERQEQKKEEGEHAAFQRRRTFSEELPEPTFVRSRLASGSSRGGVCQPPETDAYPDDRELRAGTLQSEPQDDLCDAMTAKHMSIKQRVALLKKSGEDDWRNRINKKQDAVKVAVDDQNAHLWEVEQNFMKKRITEAAMESQRIEAQMSIQERKEQIEAQEEAWKSKGHGAANDSTQFTVAARMAKKGLASPSPLQSSSSKAKNSSPAISKPQDEIKAIPDLNLESDRKLEKLESFLGKLNSKALPEATVTVTEKKIKEVMTLDDEDFSKFYRQVEEPLSITNKVELADDFDAIFGPQVPTLMSDMVQHKRAVRPTRNVQASKNPLKMLAAREDIRHEYTEQRLNVGLLESRRMKAEKMNMNSNLSDVALAGLASTENFSNVNLRSVNITEQMSNNSAVPYKKLMLLQVKGRRHIQTRLVEPRASSLNSGDCFLLITPHHCFIWMGEFANVIEKNKAAELGNFIQSKRDLGCRADSVQVIEEGVNSHSQAAKEFWKILGGLATYQSAGTPDEDELYEGAIVETNCIYRLIDNKLVPDDDFWAKIPRCSLLKPKEVLVFDFGSEMYIWHGKEVTLAQRKVAFQLAKHLWNGTFDYTNCDINPLDPGECNPLIPKKGQGRPDWAVFGRLTHHNETTLFKEKFLDWSESRKAPSPTKTGNNHSIDRKDQPTSDQPRAYDAALMLPLHQAPVCTVVDGLNVGRGYGLVEVDDWRCYEISTIGVEVWHILEFDYSRLPRQSIGQFHEGDTYVVKWKFMVSTAVWKRQNPEQVKTTGPGKEKCCYFFWQGRNSTVSEKGTSALMTVELDEERGAQIQVQQGKEPPCFLQCFTGRMIVHAGKREEEEENSQNDWRLYCVRGEVEAESHLVEVVCHCSSLRSRVSMVLLSVSQSLIYLWHGCKSQAHTREVAHTAASRIKEHCPLEAGLHSSSKVTIRECEEGAEPQGFWEALGRRDRKAYDCMLQDPGRFNFTPRLYQLSSSSGDFLAVEFHYPARDNKQVNSMPFLQEDLYSASQPALFLVDNHHEVYLWQGWWPQDSESTGSARIRWDSDRKCAMETVLQYCREKNPKKAPKAYLIHAGLEPLTFTNMFPSWEHREDVAEITEREAEVCNQIILVEDVLARLCQTAYPLEDLLARPLPEGVDPLRLEVYLTDEDFEGVGAYGKRGLEMTREEYDSMPAWKQVNLKKTKGLF